The following proteins come from a genomic window of Legionella cherrii:
- a CDS encoding YceI family protein, whose product MKKILGGLSSLLFMVFTFSTSPIHAAPETYTLDKNHTFVLWSIDHLGFSTQYGKWYGTGQLILDKENPSQSKVNVKIDVADMITGIPELDKHLKSKLFFDTEHFPTATFVSNKVTPKGDNKATVDGTLTLRGVSKPVVLDVTLNKEGMNPISNKMSVGFTATTTINRSDFGINAFLPSVGDKVNLSIGAEAYQDKK is encoded by the coding sequence ATGAAAAAAATTTTAGGAGGCTTGTCCTCATTATTGTTTATGGTATTCACTTTTTCTACGTCGCCAATTCATGCCGCACCAGAAACGTATACATTGGATAAAAACCATACTTTTGTGTTGTGGAGCATTGATCACTTGGGCTTTTCTACTCAATATGGTAAATGGTATGGAACAGGTCAACTGATTCTAGATAAAGAGAATCCAAGTCAAAGTAAAGTCAACGTGAAGATTGATGTTGCGGATATGATTACCGGTATTCCAGAGTTGGATAAACATTTAAAAAGTAAGTTGTTTTTTGATACGGAACATTTTCCTACTGCGACTTTTGTCAGTAATAAGGTAACTCCCAAAGGCGATAATAAAGCAACTGTTGATGGTACCTTAACTTTGCGTGGTGTGAGTAAACCTGTGGTATTGGATGTTACCTTAAATAAAGAGGGAATGAATCCAATTAGCAATAAGATGTCGGTTGGCTTTACAGCTACTACCACTATAAATCGTTCTGATTTTGGGATAAATGCTTTCCTGCCTTCTGTAGGTGATAAAGTAAACCTTTCAATTGGGGCAGAAGCATATCAGGATAAGAAATAG
- a CDS encoding cytochrome b — MQIKNSATHFGIVTIVFHWVIALLIIGLLVLGLYMVSLPWNPQRLKFYGWHKEYGLLVLFLAFFRIIWRLSNEQPELALPLLEKIAARSMHWAFYLFMFAMPITGWLITSAAGLPASFFGLFTLPNLIAPDDSKRILFEWIHEWLGYALIAAIVMHSAAALKHHFINKDDILRRMFP; from the coding sequence ATGCAAATCAAAAATAGTGCAACTCACTTTGGTATTGTTACTATAGTATTTCATTGGGTTATTGCTTTGTTAATTATTGGGTTGTTAGTGCTGGGGTTGTACATGGTCTCTTTACCATGGAATCCCCAAAGATTGAAATTCTATGGATGGCACAAAGAGTATGGTTTACTCGTCCTTTTTTTGGCATTTTTTAGAATTATTTGGCGTCTGAGCAATGAACAACCTGAGCTTGCCTTGCCTTTGTTGGAAAAAATTGCTGCACGCAGCATGCATTGGGCTTTTTACTTGTTTATGTTTGCCATGCCAATTACTGGTTGGTTAATTACTTCAGCTGCTGGATTACCTGCATCATTTTTTGGATTGTTTACCTTACCTAATCTTATAGCACCAGATGACAGTAAAAGAATTCTATTTGAATGGATCCATGAATGGTTGGGGTATGCGCTCATCGCAGCAATTGTTATGCATAGCGCAGCTGCTCTTAAACATCATTTTATTAATAAGGATGATATATTACGGAGAATGTTCCCATGA
- a CDS encoding Spy/CpxP family protein refolding chaperone, with protein MSKKILWLSTVLFVLTFGQPSFACIGGSKHCNSHHRFDRLAQELNLTADQKAKIKAYKEKARAAFKENYGQLRLLRSQINSMIQSNKIDEAKLDSLIEKISKIRGSMLKNRIMMQHQMFSLLNEKQKAKFLELKKKWYLKRDA; from the coding sequence ATGAGTAAAAAAATTCTCTGGTTATCAACCGTCTTATTTGTACTAACATTTGGTCAACCAAGTTTTGCGTGTATTGGTGGCTCAAAACACTGTAATTCTCATCACCGGTTCGATAGATTAGCCCAAGAACTGAACCTCACTGCTGATCAAAAAGCTAAAATTAAAGCATATAAAGAAAAAGCTAGAGCTGCATTCAAAGAAAACTATGGTCAACTCAGATTACTACGTAGTCAAATTAACTCTATGATTCAATCAAATAAAATTGATGAAGCAAAACTTGATTCTTTAATAGAGAAAATAAGTAAAATCAGAGGCTCTATGTTAAAAAATAGAATAATGATGCAACATCAGATGTTTTCACTTTTAAATGAAAAACAAAAGGCCAAGTTTCTTGAATTAAAGAAAAAATGGTATTTAAAGCGTGATGCTTAG
- a CDS encoding YceI family protein, with product MKMIKFLFVLFFLNTAYANALPEWTLVPSESSISFTATQNNAPVTGSFKEFTATINADPAHYQDSNVDVVVNINSLTMSYAEITSILLSSDWFNAKEFPKAEFKSTKFTKKDDKNYEAAGTLTIKNKSLPVVLAFTAVESPKDHLLVEGHTTVKRLDFGIGQGDWSSTSEIKNEVTINFKAVAVLKK from the coding sequence ATGAAAATGATAAAGTTTCTTTTCGTTTTATTTTTTTTGAATACTGCCTATGCAAATGCCTTACCTGAATGGACTCTTGTTCCCAGTGAAAGCAGTATAAGTTTTACAGCAACACAAAATAATGCACCTGTTACTGGTTCATTTAAAGAGTTTACCGCAACAATAAATGCTGATCCTGCACATTATCAAGACAGTAATGTCGATGTGGTAGTGAATATTAACTCCCTTACAATGTCATACGCAGAAATAACTTCAATTTTACTCAGCTCCGATTGGTTTAATGCCAAAGAATTTCCCAAAGCTGAATTTAAATCAACCAAGTTTACTAAAAAGGATGATAAAAATTATGAGGCTGCTGGAACATTAACCATAAAAAATAAATCACTGCCCGTAGTTCTTGCTTTTACAGCAGTTGAATCACCTAAAGATCATCTGCTTGTTGAAGGACATACCACAGTGAAACGATTAGACTTTGGTATAGGGCAGGGCGATTGGTCAAGTACTAGTGAAATAAAAAATGAAGTGACCATAAACTTTAAAGCGGTTGCTGTACTTAAAAAATAA